Proteins from a single region of Cystobacter fuscus DSM 2262:
- a CDS encoding metallophosphoesterase family protein, with product MTELKINAVILRFRDLVTPPGGTIRQHKQILDDQGFIWWGWWNKSGEAVPERVFAELKERALKDGLTVYLFDSGHERVYSATCKDIQWATARARMASPDPKRTPEYYNEQQYLAWFKLKDINETPLDEKVLRALSYVRVNEFFEAGTSHYAPFYDKRIFSLEELREQDRTIWFVRAATDQDPSHQVSLLHARSLQPAHFPMEYLHASGPSLLWLSDTHFSVDGHHRFPDKSNVQKQNLALALDQLLKNQQASLGGVLLSGDITWRAAPEEFEKALESLGTLTRKLNLSSYQIAICPGNHDLAFSENPAEKGGPVKEVGPASRKAFDDFYRALYYLSPNEHLSSGRRFLLKGSVPVEVVCLNSSLLQQQSGAFQGHGFVGEQQLQDAARAMGWVPGEETRAVRILMMHHHLMPTTYREEAWVGGRYSAVLDAEAVARWVTEHRVRLVLHGHQHQPFCTRIARPLNVEQPSGPWHEFYVLGLGSSGVELSHLGESKNNTVGLLTFHAREVTVRIQTVDPTHPSKELWSFKIPYTPPDR from the coding sequence ATGATCAGGGCTTCATCTGGTGGGGTTGGTGGAACAAGTCGGGCGAGGCCGTACCCGAGCGGGTCTTCGCGGAGCTGAAGGAGCGTGCCCTGAAAGACGGGTTGACGGTCTATCTCTTTGACTCAGGTCACGAGCGTGTGTACTCAGCGACCTGCAAAGACATCCAATGGGCCACCGCGCGTGCGCGAATGGCCTCGCCGGACCCCAAGCGGACACCCGAGTACTACAACGAGCAGCAATACCTCGCTTGGTTCAAGCTCAAGGATATCAATGAAACGCCGCTTGATGAGAAGGTGCTGAGAGCCCTTAGCTACGTGCGCGTCAATGAATTCTTCGAGGCAGGTACCTCCCACTACGCCCCGTTCTATGACAAGCGAATCTTCTCGTTAGAGGAACTGCGCGAACAAGATCGGACGATCTGGTTCGTACGTGCCGCGACGGACCAGGATCCGAGCCACCAAGTCTCCCTGCTCCATGCGCGAAGCTTGCAGCCCGCCCACTTCCCGATGGAGTACTTGCATGCCAGCGGGCCCAGCCTGCTGTGGCTCTCCGACACTCATTTCTCCGTCGATGGGCACCATAGGTTCCCAGACAAGTCCAACGTGCAGAAACAGAACTTGGCGCTCGCGCTCGATCAACTGCTAAAGAACCAGCAGGCCTCGCTGGGAGGAGTGCTCCTGTCGGGTGACATCACTTGGCGCGCAGCACCAGAGGAGTTCGAAAAAGCCCTTGAGAGCCTGGGCACCCTCACGCGAAAACTTAACCTTTCATCCTACCAGATCGCCATCTGCCCCGGAAACCACGACCTCGCGTTCTCCGAGAACCCGGCCGAGAAAGGGGGACCGGTGAAGGAGGTGGGCCCTGCCTCACGCAAGGCCTTCGATGATTTTTATCGCGCCCTGTATTACCTTTCGCCCAATGAGCACCTGAGTTCGGGGAGGCGATTCCTGCTCAAGGGCTCCGTTCCCGTGGAGGTGGTCTGCCTCAATTCGTCGCTGCTCCAGCAGCAATCTGGTGCATTCCAGGGGCACGGCTTCGTGGGAGAGCAGCAATTGCAGGACGCGGCACGCGCCATGGGGTGGGTTCCCGGAGAGGAAACCCGGGCGGTGCGGATCCTCATGATGCACCATCACCTGATGCCGACGACCTACCGGGAAGAAGCCTGGGTTGGTGGCCGGTACAGTGCGGTGCTTGACGCGGAGGCGGTTGCCCGGTGGGTAACCGAGCACCGGGTGAGGCTCGTGCTTCACGGGCACCAGCACCAGCCTTTCTGTACGAGAATCGCACGGCCCTTGAATGTCGAGCAGCCCTCTGGGCCCTGGCATGAATTCTACGTCTTGGGCCTGGGAAGCTCTGGTGTCGAGCTATCCCACCTGGGCGAGAGCAAGAACAACACGGTCGGGCTGCTCACGTTCCATGCCCGGGAGGTTACGGTTCGTATCCAGACTGTCGACCCGACACACCCCTCGAAAGAACTCTGGTCCTTTAAAATCCCCTACACGCCGCCAGATAGGTAG
- a CDS encoding HAD family hydrolase: MQLLITDLDNTLYDWVTFFSKAFQAMIRELSGLLGCSEDELLEQFKAVHQHYGNSEQPYAVLELPAVHARFGHLSRPELLQALDPALHVFNRARKQHLRLYDGVETTLARAHAAGTVIVGYTEAILENAYFRLKSLGIDKYFHHLYCLEGRWSGHPDAAREEVLRPPLGFVERIPLSERKPSPRLLLDICQREGVNPRDAWYVGDSITRDIRMAKEACIHAVWAKYGTRYERHLWDLLVRITHWTDEAVAQDVRLREDSVGIQPDFVIDSFAELERLLGLSR; encoded by the coding sequence ATGCAACTCCTCATCACCGACCTGGACAACACGCTCTACGACTGGGTGACCTTCTTCTCGAAGGCCTTCCAGGCCATGATACGCGAACTCTCGGGCCTCCTCGGTTGCTCGGAAGACGAGCTACTAGAACAGTTCAAGGCCGTGCACCAGCACTATGGCAATTCGGAGCAGCCGTATGCGGTCCTGGAGCTGCCCGCCGTCCATGCGCGATTTGGCCATCTGTCACGTCCGGAACTCCTCCAGGCTCTCGATCCGGCGTTGCACGTGTTCAATCGCGCCCGCAAGCAGCACCTCCGCCTATACGACGGAGTCGAGACGACGCTGGCTCGCGCGCATGCGGCGGGTACCGTGATCGTCGGTTACACCGAGGCCATCCTCGAAAACGCCTACTTTCGGCTAAAGTCGCTCGGAATCGACAAGTACTTCCACCACCTGTATTGCCTCGAAGGGCGCTGGAGCGGGCACCCGGATGCGGCACGAGAGGAGGTGCTCCGCCCTCCTCTGGGTTTCGTCGAGAGGATCCCGCTCTCCGAGCGCAAACCCAGTCCCCGGCTGTTGCTCGACATCTGCCAGCGCGAGGGTGTGAACCCCCGTGATGCATGGTACGTCGGAGACAGCATCACCCGGGACATTCGTATGGCGAAGGAAGCGTGCATCCATGCGGTCTGGGCCAAGTACGGCACCCGGTACGAGCGTCACCTTTGGGACCTGCTCGTGCGCATTACCCATTGGACGGATGAGGCCGTGGCACAGGATGTCCGATTGCGCGAGGACTCCGTAGGCATCCAACCCGATTTCGTCATTGACTCCTTCGCGGAACTCGAAAGGCTCCTCGGGCTCTCCCGGTAA
- a CDS encoding DUF3644 domain-containing protein codes for MSTGKLNPPNQALFELIKANRGKTVTSKQILEVTKWQASTWKTHWSKGVYAPFLSEKSKTEYLVTAAAELDEPTFHRRVSQNHQAREFGANCKNPLARALLHKAKDNMTLALELYNRPSLDNRLDGFCVLFCMAWEQLLKAEIIEASGEEKIYRAPAEKGKRRETISLEVALNQRFQENDPVRKNVGLIAEFRHEATHLLMRELQGVMSRVFQSGVMNFARRFLATTGHPLFPVSSAGLLSLVSDFDTEPDVITLRQMYGQTTGDEIAGLLKTISAEIKKQDNVAFAVPIGYSLVLTKKESEGDIKLVPGNDASHEGTIIEKAVPIEHKYPYKATGAAVEVAKQTGKMFTMHSFVAVCHVENWRKSNNEYHHEMIHPMKYHVYSKKAVEFCVAKLKSDPAYLEKVLTSYSASVQKKGKKKAVA; via the coding sequence GTGTCCACGGGAAAGCTAAATCCGCCGAATCAAGCCCTGTTCGAACTCATCAAGGCGAACCGAGGAAAGACCGTCACTTCGAAGCAGATCCTAGAAGTGACGAAGTGGCAGGCCTCCACTTGGAAGACCCATTGGAGCAAGGGTGTCTACGCTCCGTTTCTCTCTGAGAAGAGCAAGACCGAGTACTTGGTCACTGCGGCGGCTGAGTTGGACGAGCCGACCTTTCATCGGAGAGTCAGCCAGAACCATCAAGCACGAGAATTCGGGGCGAACTGCAAGAACCCGCTCGCGCGAGCTCTCCTGCATAAGGCCAAGGACAACATGACCTTGGCGCTGGAACTTTACAACCGGCCCTCACTCGATAACCGCCTCGACGGCTTTTGCGTGCTGTTTTGCATGGCCTGGGAACAGTTACTCAAGGCAGAGATCATCGAAGCAAGCGGTGAAGAGAAAATCTACCGCGCACCGGCAGAGAAGGGAAAGCGACGAGAAACCATCAGCCTGGAGGTAGCACTCAACCAGCGATTCCAGGAGAACGATCCCGTGCGCAAGAACGTAGGATTGATTGCTGAGTTCCGGCACGAGGCGACACATCTGCTAATGCGTGAACTCCAAGGCGTAATGTCTCGGGTTTTCCAGTCCGGCGTGATGAACTTCGCTCGTCGATTCCTCGCTACCACCGGACACCCACTCTTCCCCGTCAGCTCTGCAGGACTGCTTTCGCTCGTGTCGGATTTCGACACCGAACCCGACGTCATCACGCTCCGCCAGATGTACGGGCAGACTACGGGCGATGAAATCGCGGGCCTACTCAAGACCATCTCGGCGGAGATCAAGAAGCAGGACAACGTCGCGTTCGCGGTCCCGATTGGCTACAGCCTTGTCCTGACGAAGAAGGAGAGCGAGGGCGACATCAAGCTCGTTCCTGGCAACGATGCTTCACACGAAGGCACGATCATCGAAAAGGCCGTGCCGATTGAGCATAAGTACCCCTACAAGGCAACTGGCGCCGCTGTGGAGGTCGCGAAGCAGACCGGGAAAATGTTTACAATGCACAGCTTTGTCGCGGTGTGCCACGTTGAGAACTGGCGCAAGTCGAACAACGAGTACCACCACGAGATGATCCACCCGATGAAATACCACGTGTATTCCAAGAAGGCAGTGGAGTTCTGCGTGGCAAAGCTCAAGTCAGACCCTGCATACCTGGAGAAGGTGCTGACCAGTTACAGCGCGAGCGTGCAGAAGAAGGGCAAAAAGAAAGCTGTAGCATGA
- a CDS encoding DUF2381 family protein: MTGATAAAQPHPPARERQERRVTLSGNPEEAGPEVSVAAGTATYIRFDAPIDKASVEVEGRPMRFRWVDVGERLVAVEPSVDLGVEEKLVVRVRYKDGASPAGATLVLASHPTRVDKEVEVVRRPRTVETLEAALAEKEAELATLRASSGLAGLVFSGRLDPYGVQARRIMSAPEGAWGGLKVADGVGYRASSWALAVVRVRNLPGQSPWRPGVARLIRADGTAVKVLSVDMNKAQLAPGEEGIVTVEPEAPSWEVGDVFRLELLDKSGVRPLPALDVAL, from the coding sequence TTGACTGGAGCCACAGCAGCAGCTCAGCCCCATCCCCCCGCCCGCGAGCGCCAGGAGCGGCGTGTGACTCTCTCCGGCAACCCGGAGGAGGCCGGGCCGGAGGTGAGTGTGGCCGCCGGTACCGCCACCTACATCCGCTTCGACGCTCCCATCGACAAGGCCTCGGTGGAGGTGGAGGGTCGGCCGATGCGCTTCCGCTGGGTGGATGTCGGGGAGCGTCTGGTCGCCGTGGAGCCCTCCGTCGACCTGGGCGTCGAGGAGAAGCTGGTGGTGCGGGTGCGCTACAAGGACGGAGCCTCCCCGGCGGGTGCCACGCTCGTGCTCGCCTCCCACCCCACGCGGGTGGACAAGGAGGTAGAGGTGGTGCGCCGCCCGCGCACCGTCGAGACGTTGGAGGCGGCGCTGGCGGAGAAAGAGGCGGAGCTCGCGACACTTCGGGCCTCGAGCGGGCTGGCCGGGCTCGTGTTTTCCGGGCGGCTGGACCCGTACGGGGTGCAGGCCCGACGCATCATGAGTGCACCCGAGGGCGCGTGGGGTGGGCTGAAGGTGGCGGACGGGGTGGGGTATCGCGCCAGTTCCTGGGCTCTCGCCGTCGTCCGTGTGCGCAACCTTCCGGGGCAAAGCCCCTGGAGGCCAGGCGTGGCGCGGCTCATCCGTGCGGACGGCACCGCCGTGAAGGTCCTCTCCGTGGACATGAACAAGGCACAGCTCGCGCCGGGTGAAGAGGGCATCGTCACGGTGGAGCCAGAGGCCCCCTCCTGGGAGGTGGGCGATGTCTTCCGCCTCGAGCTGCTGGACAAGAGCGGCGTCCGGCCCCTCCCCGCCCTCGACGTGGCTCTCTAG
- a CDS encoding serine/threonine protein kinase — MTMESLHPDHLQPGHVVGPWLIVQVLGRGGSSRVFKVERDGRPYSMKMGLRPITQSKEGFSEEKYVEEKSAYRQLAREAAALFTYSSHPNLLRVYGVDFWPNPAQGYPFLITDYVEGDTWHEWRWRTPPHAIGLVDTFSDVVRTVGVLHARGVYHRDLKAENILIRRADGRPFLIDFGTARLPGALTKTLGLPEGVLHLVPPELLAYTRTEAWKRGEAFQGGVAADLYALGVLLYQGLTDLHPFNPELPDEELVAAIATRPPKAPHLLNPLAPRSLSDIAMKLLEKRPEDRYPDTQALLEALEKAAEKERQSPAWRLPLYAVEGSPAAEPTPQEVAVQPAQPPDTASAEPEEAQPPEKEESQAAPQEPPAAPARPRRTTWPRVLLAGLIVLGLALWLVRSTLAPPPEALLPGSGPEKGSPPVPTPSRSAPSSFLAAWLCAVVGAGCPAAQVKPPEPAACPREATEAMFKELKIRLGSELRAVVDVNQPSGLGVPGVYQDGPVVSQIVEGDGNMPEGTLLHGRLWTGPGIYDTYSEMDVDKKRPAVMGRYTLAVLPDGRQYPVCIILGDHVGRVPKREGSKEGAAVLGREQPVSAVWRWP, encoded by the coding sequence ATGACGATGGAATCCCTGCACCCGGACCACCTCCAACCCGGCCATGTGGTGGGCCCCTGGCTGATCGTCCAGGTGCTGGGCCGTGGAGGCTCCTCCCGCGTCTTCAAGGTGGAGCGCGACGGCCGCCCGTACTCCATGAAGATGGGGCTGCGCCCCATCACCCAATCCAAGGAGGGCTTCTCAGAAGAGAAGTACGTCGAGGAGAAGAGCGCCTACCGGCAACTGGCGCGCGAGGCGGCAGCGCTCTTCACCTACTCGTCGCACCCCAACCTGCTGCGCGTGTACGGGGTGGACTTCTGGCCCAACCCCGCCCAGGGCTATCCCTTCCTCATCACCGACTACGTGGAGGGGGACACGTGGCACGAGTGGCGCTGGCGCACGCCTCCGCACGCCATTGGGCTGGTGGACACCTTCAGTGACGTGGTGCGAACCGTGGGCGTACTCCACGCGCGCGGCGTCTACCACCGGGACTTGAAGGCGGAGAACATCCTCATCCGCCGTGCGGACGGCCGCCCCTTCCTGATCGACTTCGGCACCGCGCGGCTGCCGGGGGCGCTCACGAAGACGCTGGGCCTGCCCGAGGGCGTCCTGCACCTGGTTCCGCCCGAGCTCCTGGCCTACACCCGCACCGAGGCGTGGAAGCGAGGCGAAGCCTTCCAAGGGGGCGTGGCCGCGGATTTGTACGCCCTGGGGGTGTTGCTCTACCAGGGCCTCACGGACCTGCACCCCTTCAATCCGGAGTTGCCGGACGAGGAGCTGGTGGCCGCCATCGCCACCCGTCCTCCAAAGGCCCCGCACCTCCTCAATCCCCTGGCGCCGCGCTCCCTGAGCGACATCGCCATGAAGCTGCTGGAGAAACGGCCCGAGGACCGGTACCCGGACACCCAGGCGCTGCTCGAGGCGCTGGAGAAAGCCGCCGAGAAGGAGAGGCAGTCCCCTGCCTGGAGGCTGCCGCTCTACGCGGTTGAGGGCAGTCCAGCCGCGGAGCCAACGCCCCAGGAGGTAGCGGTCCAGCCAGCCCAGCCGCCGGATACGGCGTCCGCGGAGCCAGAGGAGGCTCAGCCGCCTGAGAAGGAAGAGTCCCAGGCGGCTCCTCAGGAGCCCCCCGCTGCACCTGCCCGCCCGAGGCGCACAACGTGGCCCAGGGTCCTACTCGCGGGTCTGATCGTGCTCGGCCTTGCCTTGTGGCTGGTGCGCTCCACACTCGCGCCCCCACCCGAGGCGCTGCTGCCTGGGTCTGGCCCCGAGAAAGGAAGCCCACCTGTGCCCACTCCTTCGCGCTCTGCCCCTTCGAGTTTCCTCGCCGCCTGGCTGTGTGCTGTCGTCGGCGCCGGCTGCCCCGCCGCCCAGGTGAAGCCCCCGGAGCCCGCTGCCTGCCCCAGGGAGGCAACCGAGGCCATGTTCAAGGAGTTGAAGATTCGGCTGGGCAGCGAACTTCGGGCTGTCGTGGATGTGAACCAGCCGAGCGGCCTGGGCGTACCGGGGGTCTACCAGGATGGACCCGTCGTCAGCCAAATCGTGGAGGGCGATGGCAATATGCCCGAGGGGACGCTGCTCCACGGCCGTCTCTGGACAGGCCCCGGTATCTACGACACGTATTCCGAGATGGATGTGGATAAGAAGCGCCCGGCTGTCATGGGCCGCTACACCCTGGCCGTGCTCCCTGATGGTCGACAGTACCCCGTGTGCATCATCCTGGGCGACCATGTCGGGCGCGTGCCCAAGCGTGAAGGCTCCAAGGAAGGAGCCGCCGTGCTGGGCCGGGAGCAGCCGGTGAGCGCTGTCTGGCGTTGGCCGTGA